From the genome of Trichocoleus desertorum ATA4-8-CV12:
TCTGTAGAGGTGCCAGAGGGAATATTTCAGGAGGGCCAAATTGCGGACCCGACTGCAATGGCTGGCTTGATTCAATCTGCCTTGGCTGAAAACAAAATTAAAGTCAAGCGGGCAGCGACAGCGATCCCATCACGGGAAGCGGTAACTCGCCTGATTCCCGTCCCGGCTGAATTAGATGACCGGGAGCTGCGGGAAATGGTCTTGAATCAAGAGGCGGGTCTTTATTTGACCTTTCCTAGAGAAGAGGCTGATGTCGATTACCAAAAGCTCGGCTTCTTTGTAGATGAGGATGGCATTGAAAAGGTTCAAGTTTTGCTCGTCGCCACACGCAAGGAAGTTACAGATACTTATATCAGTACGTTTGAGCAAGCAGGGTTGCAACTGGACGTTTTAGAAACTAGCAGCTTCGCCTTGATTCGGACGATTCGAGAGCAACTGCGGCAATTTGCCCCTCAAGAGGCAGTAGCGATCGCTGACGTTCAGTTTGAAAGTACAGAAATTTCCATCGTGGTAGATGGGGTTCCCCAATTCTCTCGCACCGTTCCCATTGGAACTTTTCAGATTCAAAGTGCTTTAAGTCGGGCCATGAACCTACCCCCTAGTCGCAATACTGATTTGCTTCAAGGTATGACGATTCCAATTACTCCCACCGATACTATTGGTGGCACGACTAAAATGGGGGGTACCAATCCAGGTACGGCTGCCATGCTGAGAGTTCTAGGAGAACTAGCAGACGAGCTACGTCGTTCCATCGATTTCTATCTCAACCAAGGTGAAAACTTGGAAGTGGCGCAGCTCCTCTTGGCAGGCCCAGGAGGTGGGATTGGTCAGCTAGATGAATTCTTCACTCAACGACTCAGTTTGCCTGCAAGTCAGGTTGACCCAATTGCAGCGCTTTCATTAGAGGTTGAACAAGAAATTCCCCTGGTTCAACGACCTGGATTAGGGGTAGTGCTAGGTCTAGGATTGCGGGAGATCTGAACCAATGTATAGTCTCGACGTTAATTTTCTCAATGACCGACCGGAATATCGACCGGATGTAAAGGGTGGGCCTGCTCGTCCTAAAGCCACGCCTGGTAGCATGGCACCCTTATTTCTAGGGGTCGCAGCGGGTGTTTTTCTTCCTGTTGCCATGGTGGTTCTGTGGCTAGTGCTACAAAACAGAAATGCAGAGCTAGTGACGCGGATTGATACCTTGAATGCGCAACTAGGTGAATTGCAAAAAGCGGATGAGAAGGTAGCTGCCATTAATACCCAGGCAAGCCAAATTAAGGCTGAAACCGATGCGTTGGCAACAGTTTTTAATCAAATCAAGCCTTGGTCTGCTATGTTGCAGGATATTCGCGATCGCGTTCCGGTGGGGGTACAGGTAAGCACCATTCAAGAAACTGATGCTCCTGCTGCTACCCCTCAGAATCCCAGCCCTGCGCCCAAGGTAGAAATCTCAGGCGTTGCCCGTTCTTTTAACGATGTCAATGACTTCTTACTCACTTTACAGAAGTCGCCTTTCCTGAAATCTACTGAAACGCAGTTGGTAGGTGCTGACTTAAGAGATAACCCGACTCAAATTGAGGTTCGCCAAGACCCCACACCTCAAACCACTACTCCTGATGTCCAAGTGAAGTTGCCACAAGTGGTGTCTTATAAAATTCAAACGAGCTTGAGCGATGTTCCTGCCTCTGATTTGCTGAGAGAGCTAGATCGCAAAGGGGCCGTAGGGCTGGTTACTCGCATCAGAACGCTTCAACAGAAAGGAGTCATTCAACCATGACTATCAGTGGAGATTTTGTCCCTTCCGATGGCAGAGACTTTGGCTCCGAGCCTGCCTATCCTACAATCTTTGGGGTCGCCTTAACTCCTACAGTCAGTGGGGCTCTGGTGGCTGTCTTAGGCATTGGAGCCGCTGCCTATCTACTGCTTAACCAAGTGCAGCCAGCTTGGGAGCAGAACCAGAGCCTCCAAGCTGAAGTGGAGCAAAAAGAGACTCAAATTCAGCAACGAGGAAATATCCAGAAAAAAATTGATGCAGCTAACAAGAACCTAGAACAAACACAACAACGCCGCACAGAGGTTTATGCTTTGTTCGCGGATGAAAGGACATTAGATACGTTGCTGCTTGATCTCAATCGCTTAGTTAATGCTAGACAGGCAAAGTTAAGTAGCTTCACTCCTTCTCAAGAGCCAGCCACTGTGATCAGTGACGGTTCTTTGGGAGCAGCGGTGAATGGCAAACTGAAGCGGAAAGAGATCACCGTCAACTTGGAAGGCAGCTACGAACAAACTCAGTCAATTATGCGGAGTGTGGAGCGTTTACAACCGCTCCTACTAGTCAAGAGTTTCAACTCTCAACTAGATCAGTCAACGCAGAAAATTACTGTAGATCGCCGAGGCCGCTTGATTCCGGTTGGACGCCCTGAAACTACCTTAAAAACATCCTTTAAGTTGCAGGCACTACTGCCACTGAGTCCGCAGGAAGCAGCAGCAGCGACACCATCACCTGCGAAGTAACGTGAATGGCTTTTGAGTGTGGAGCCGAAATAGGTTGAGATTTCCATTTTTTGAGAGGAGGGAACTGTGAAACATCATCTCGGATTGAGCAGTCTATACATTGGTGGAGCCGTCATGGTAATGGCTGCTCAGCCTGTATGGGCTGCTCCAGCAACGCAAGTGACTGGTGTAAAGGTGAATCCCACCAGTGGTGGGGTAGAGGTTGTACTGGAGACGCGCAATGGAGCCCGTCCTCAGGTTTTTACCGTCAGTCGCGGCAATAGTTGGGTGGCCGATGTTATTAATACCCAACTGCGCTTGCCACAAAGTGAAAGTTTTCGCCAAGACAATCCTGCTCCTGGCATTAGCTCTGTCGTAGTACTGCCACTAGATACCAACAGTGTGCGAGTGATTGTGGCAGGCCAAGGAGCGGCTCCCGCAGGCCAGGTAGCACAGCGCGATCGCGGTGGTTTGCTTTTCAGCCTTACCCGTCCGGCGGGAAGTGAAACAGCTCAAGCAACTCCTGCCCCTACGGCCCAGCCTGGTACAGCCACCCAAGCAGCCCCAGCTCCAGTTCCCCCAGCTCCTGCCGAGGATGTTCTAGTTCCTAATCCCAGAATTACAGTGGATGGGGTACCTGTACAGCCGCAGAGCCCGAACGTAGCTCCGCCTTTCTTGCCTAGAGCAGTCGCTCCTCCAGTAGGAGATATTGTAGTTTCCAATGTAGATGCGGCGGCATCAGCAATTGATTTAGGCAGTGCTGAGCGGGTTCCTCGACTCGTGTTAAGAGATGCGCCAGTTCGGGAAGTCCTATCTCTATTAGCTCGTGCCGCAGGACTCAATTTGGCTTTCAGTGCTGAAGGGGGTGGGCAACAGCAGGGTCAGCAAGCCCCAGCTCAGCCAGGAGCAGCAGGAGCAGGTGGGCCAACTATCTCGCTAGATATTGAGAATGAGCCTGTGCAGAATGTATTTAACTACGTGCTGCGCCTGAGCAACTTAGAAGCGAACCGAGTCGGACAAACCATTTTCGTGGCTCCCCGGTTGCCCAATACAGCTAGAGATGTGGTTGTTCGCACGTTCCGGATGAATCAAGTCAGCGCGGAGCAAGCGTCTGGCTTTTTAGTCAGTATGGGTGCAGAAAGTGCAGTTACAGTTACTCAACCCGTAACGACGGTTAATGCGATCCCTGTTCAAGGGGCTGAGGGTGCGCCACCGATTACGCAAACTAGCACCACGAATCAGACGGTCGTAAACACGTTGCGGATTGATACCGAAGACTCAACTCCTTTGCTCAGAGGTTTGCAAGTCTTAGTAGATACTCGCCTTAACTCTATAACCCTGGTAGGTCCTAGAAATCTGATTGAGGTGGCATCGGCCCAGTTAGTGCAACTCGACCTACGGCGTCGCCAAGTAGCCGTAAACGTCAAAATCATTGACGTAAACTTGCTTAAAGAAGAAAGGTTTGGCTCAAGTTTCTCGTTTGGGATTGACCAAAGCCGAGCAATCAATGCAGGTGGAATTGGGGTTGTGAACTTTGGTAGTACAAGCCCAGTCACAGCAGGTAGCCTAACTAATGCAACTGTAGGGGCTGGGCCCACTAGCTTTGGTGGACCACTTGCCTTCAACTTCGCTAGGCAGTTTTTGCTTCAGCTGCAGGCATCTATTGCTAATAATAATGCCAAGATTTTGACTGATCCAACGTTGGTAGTGCAAGAGGGGCAACAAGCAACTGTTAACCTCACCCAGCAAGTTATTGGAGATGTTGAAACCACCATTTCCACTAGCACTCCTCCTGTGGTAACT
Proteins encoded in this window:
- the pilM gene encoding type IV pilus assembly protein PilM; its protein translation is MVNTLKGLFSKRTKGVGIEITPERVNIAQVRKQGQAFKLVTLSSVEVPEGIFQEGQIADPTAMAGLIQSALAENKIKVKRAATAIPSREAVTRLIPVPAELDDRELREMVLNQEAGLYLTFPREEADVDYQKLGFFVDEDGIEKVQVLLVATRKEVTDTYISTFEQAGLQLDVLETSSFALIRTIREQLRQFAPQEAVAIADVQFESTEISIVVDGVPQFSRTVPIGTFQIQSALSRAMNLPPSRNTDLLQGMTIPITPTDTIGGTTKMGGTNPGTAAMLRVLGELADELRRSIDFYLNQGENLEVAQLLLAGPGGGIGQLDEFFTQRLSLPASQVDPIAALSLEVEQEIPLVQRPGLGVVLGLGLREI
- a CDS encoding pilus assembly protein, with the protein product MTISGDFVPSDGRDFGSEPAYPTIFGVALTPTVSGALVAVLGIGAAAYLLLNQVQPAWEQNQSLQAEVEQKETQIQQRGNIQKKIDAANKNLEQTQQRRTEVYALFADERTLDTLLLDLNRLVNARQAKLSSFTPSQEPATVISDGSLGAAVNGKLKRKEITVNLEGSYEQTQSIMRSVERLQPLLLVKSFNSQLDQSTQKITVDRRGRLIPVGRPETTLKTSFKLQALLPLSPQEAAAATPSPAK
- a CDS encoding PilN domain-containing protein, which produces MYSLDVNFLNDRPEYRPDVKGGPARPKATPGSMAPLFLGVAAGVFLPVAMVVLWLVLQNRNAELVTRIDTLNAQLGELQKADEKVAAINTQASQIKAETDALATVFNQIKPWSAMLQDIRDRVPVGVQVSTIQETDAPAATPQNPSPAPKVEISGVARSFNDVNDFLLTLQKSPFLKSTETQLVGADLRDNPTQIEVRQDPTPQTTTPDVQVKLPQVVSYKIQTSLSDVPASDLLRELDRKGAVGLVTRIRTLQQKGVIQP
- a CDS encoding AMIN domain-containing protein is translated as MVMAAQPVWAAPATQVTGVKVNPTSGGVEVVLETRNGARPQVFTVSRGNSWVADVINTQLRLPQSESFRQDNPAPGISSVVVLPLDTNSVRVIVAGQGAAPAGQVAQRDRGGLLFSLTRPAGSETAQATPAPTAQPGTATQAAPAPVPPAPAEDVLVPNPRITVDGVPVQPQSPNVAPPFLPRAVAPPVGDIVVSNVDAAASAIDLGSAERVPRLVLRDAPVREVLSLLARAAGLNLAFSAEGGGQQQGQQAPAQPGAAGAGGPTISLDIENEPVQNVFNYVLRLSNLEANRVGQTIFVAPRLPNTARDVVVRTFRMNQVSAEQASGFLVSMGAESAVTVTQPVTTVNAIPVQGAEGAPPITQTSTTNQTVVNTLRIDTEDSTPLLRGLQVLVDTRLNSITLVGPRNLIEVASAQLVQLDLRRRQVAVNVKIIDVNLLKEERFGSSFSFGIDQSRAINAGGIGVVNFGSTSPVTAGSLTNATVGAGPTSFGGPLAFNFARQFLLQLQASIANNNAKILTDPTLVVQEGQQATVNLTQQVIGDVETTISTSTPPVVTTEITKEDTGLILTVNVERIDDNGFVTLSVAPQVIALSGIQRVTLPGSGGQDIALLSERSLTSGTIRMRDGQTLILSGIIQDQDRANAQKIPILGDLPLIGALFRSTTRSNTRAEVIVLLTPQILDDSDRSTVGYNYTPSPDVRQILERGTTSNPDKN